TCGGGTCGGCCGGCTCGCCGCGCCCGTACAGATCCAGGATCGCGTCGTAGACCAGCTGGTGCGCCGGCCGGTAGAAGTCGCCCGGACGCACCACCTCGACGACGTCGGCGATCGCGTCCTTGCTCATCATCATCGCGCCGAGCACGGATTGTTCCGCCTCGATCGCCTGCGGCGGGGTGCGGTCGTACTCGCCAGGTCCCGACGTGGTCCGCGCCTCGTCAGCCAGCGTCATGGGCGTACGCCCTCCCGAAATCGACGATGCCGTGCACGCACACAACGATCCCGGCGGGGTATGACAGTTTCGGCTGTTGCCGACCCTCGTCATCTCGCCTGCACGACTGCGATGCGGTAGCCGCGACGCTATTGGGTAGGCCCGGCGCGCCACAAACCCGGCTGTGCACACACCTGTGGATAACGCTGTGGGAATCGCCGTCCGGGCTGTTCACGTCGTCGTGGACAACCTGTGGAAAACGGGAGGGCATGCGCCACGAACCCAGCGATTCCGGGGGGTGGATCGTCCACCTGCTGTGGACAGGAAAAAGTTCGCGGCGCCGGAAAGCCGACGAGCCCGGCGGCGCCGCGAGGGCGTCCGCCGGGCTCGAACCGGGTCGGGTGCGGTCAGACCGCGGCGACCGTGAGCGGCACGGTGGCCACCACATCCGGGTGCAGATCCACCGTTACCGTGTGCGTGCCGACCGTCTTGATGTGGCCGGGCAGCCGGATCCGCTTCTTGTCCAGCAGTGGGCCGCCGGCGCTCTTGACGGCCGCCGCGACGTCGGTCGCGGTGATCGAGCCGAACAGCTTGCCGTCCTTGCCGGCGCGGGCGTCCAGCGTGATCGCCAGCTTCTCCAGATCGGCCTTGATCTCGCGGGCGTGCCCGAGGTCGCGGATCTCGCGGGCGTCGCGCGCCCGCCGGATCTGCACGATCTGCTTCTCGGCGCCCTTGGACCAGGTGATGGCCGCGCCGCGCGGGACGAGGAAGTTGCGGCCGTAGCCGTCGGCCACCTCGACGATGTCGCCGGCGAGGCCGAGGCCCGTGACCTCACGGGTCAGGATGAGCTTCATGTGTTCTCGCCTCCTTAGCGTGCGGTCGAGGTGTAGGGCAGCAGGGCCATCTCTCGCGCGTTCTTGATCGCCTTGGCGAGCTGGCGCTGCTGTTGGCTGGTCACACCGGTGACGCGGCGGGCGCGGATCTTGCCGCGGTCGGACACGAACTTGCGCAGCAGGTTGGTGTCCTTGTAGTCGATGTACTCGATCTTGGCCGCGAGAAGCGGGTTGGCCTTCTTCTTCGGCTTGCGGATCGGGGGCTTGGGCATGTCAGGTACTCCGTATCAAGGGTGGTCGCGCTGCGCCGGCCGGGCCGGGGCGCGATCGCGAAATGGTGGTTTAGAAGGGGGGCTCGTCGCTGAAGCCGCCACCGCTGGACGGTGCTGCGCTGCCCCACGGGTCGTCGGCAGGCGCGCCGCTGCCGCCGGAGCCGCCGCCGTCCGAGCCGGACGAGCCGAAGCCGCCGCCACCGGACGAACCGCGCTGGGTGCGGTTCACCTTGGCCGACGCGTAGCGCAGCGACGGGCCGATCTCGTCGACCTGCAACTCGATCACGGTGCGCTTCTCGCCCTCGCGGGTCTCGTACGAGCGCTGCTGCAGCCGGCCCTGGGCGATCACCCGCATGCCGCGCGTCAGCGACTCGGCCGCGTTCTCGGCAGCCTGGCGCCACAGCGAGCAGCGCAGGAACAGCGCCTCGCCGTCCTTCCACTCGTTGCTGTTGCGGTCGAACGTGCGCGGCGTGGACGCGATGGTGAATGAGGCCACCGCCGCCCCGGACGCGGTGAACCGCAGCTCCGGGTCGGCGGTCAGGTTGCCGACCACGGTGATGACGGTGTCGCCAGCCATCGCGCTTACCGCTCGTCCGGGCGCAGGACCTTGGTCCGCAGCACCGACTCGTTCAGGTTCAGCTGGCGGTCGAGCTCCTGCACCGACGACGGCTTGGCCTGCACGTCGATGACGGCGTAGATGCCCTCGGCGTTCTTGTCGATCTCGTAGGCCAGCCGGCGACGGCCCCAGATGTCGACCTTCTCCACGGTGCCGCCGTCGGTCTTGACGACGTTCAGGAAGGTGTCGATGGACGGCGCGATGGTGCGCTCGTCGAGGCTGGGGTCGAGGATGACCATGACTTCGTAATGGCGAAGAGGAGTGCTCAAAGCGACTCGTCCTCCTGTGGACTGATCGGCCACGGGCTCTCCGTGGCAGGAGGTGCTCGCCGGCATGATGCGATTCCGGACATCCATGCGTCCGGGATCAGTCGGGCGAACCCGCTCAGCCTACCCGGCGGCGGCCGGGTTACCGAAATCCGGTGGACCTGTCAGTTGCGGCGCAGCAGGTACAGGCGCGCGTAGGTGGCGGTGACCAGCGACAGCGCGAGGATCGCGAGGATCGCGAGCAGGACCGGCAGTTGAGCGCTCGGCGACGGGTTGGCTGCCAGGTCGGCGGCGTTGCTGCTGACGCGCGCGGACGCCGGCGAGCTGCTGCCGGACGGGGCTGCCTCGGCACCGCCGGAGTCCGGCGCCCCGTTCACGAGGTTGCCGCCGAGATCGGGCAGCGCGTTACCGAAGCCGCCGCCGCCGACCGTCCCGGCGCCGTTCCCGTAGCCCGTGGGGACGACCTGCTCCGGGATGGTCAGGCCGGGCGGGGTGTAGTTCGTCCCCGAACTCGGCGCACTGCTGTGCCCGGATCCGGAGCCGGAGGTCTTGCTGCTGCCACCGGGAAGCAGGCCCCCGAGATCGGGCAGGGTGGGTTCTGGGACCGCCACGGTCACCGACGGCAGCGGCACCTTCACCGGGCCCAGCGAGATCGTCCCGGACGGCGCCGCGACGGCCAGCTTGCAGGTCGGCGCTGAGTCCGTGACGTGAATGACGCCCGACCAGTCGAGCGATGCACCCGCCTGTAGTGCCGATGAACTGAGCGGTACCGGAGGCAGCACGGCCCCTAGCAGGCCGGGAAGGAGGGCGATGGATTTCGCAGTCCAGGTGAGGGTGTGATCGCCCGCGCTCAGGTTCGCGACCGTGGTGTCCGTGCCCGCGGCTACGTCGGCGACCACCTTGCCGTCGATCCTGGCGGATACGTTGAGTCCCGCGATCTGCTTCGTCGTCAGGCCCAAAGTGGCGAGATCGATGCCCGCCAGGGCCGAGTCGAAGTCGATCGAGTCGCCGGGCTTGATCCACACCTCGGTGCCGCCGGTGCTGACCAGGCAGTTGCTGTCCAGCACGCCGGTGACCGTGAACGTGGCCTTGTCCTTGCCGGGGTGGTAGTTCGGGCTCGGGTCAGGGGCGGCGTGGGCGGGGGACATGGTCAGGACCGCAGCACCGGCGACTGCCAGTCCGGTCACTCCGGCCAGCCAGCGCCAGCCGCGCCGACGTGTGACGGCGTGTCGCCCTCGTCCTGACATGCCTGCTCCTTACCGACAGCGGACCGCCGTCAGCTTTTCCAACCGGCCACCTTCTCTAACGACGATGTTCAGTCTGAGTTACGTGCCGGCTGAATGCCAGGCTTGCCGTGGAGCGGGCGAGATGATCCTCGGCGCCGTCGAACTCGCCGCCGCCGGGATCGTCGGCGCCGTCGGAGCGCACCACGTCCAGCTCCGGCCGCCACATCTCCCGGATCATCAGGCCGGCCAGCGCCAGCAGCAGCGCGTCCCGCGCGAGCAGCACCAGCATCAGCCACCCGTAGCCCACGCCGTGCGCGCTCTGTGCCGGGTCGAGGCCCAGCAATAGCAACAGGGTCAGGAACCACACCGCGATCTCGACGAACTGCCAGATCAGCGCCAGCCGCCAGCGCGGCCGGGCCAGGGCGAGCAGCGGCACCAGCCACAGCGAGTACTGCGGGCTCCACACCTTGGTGGTGAGCAGGAACGCGAGCACGACCAGGAATGCGAGTTGGGCGAGCCGCGGCTTCACCGGCGCGCGCAACCCCACGTACGCGACGCCGCAGAGCGCGCCGATCAGCAGCAGCGCGACCGCCGCGCCCGGCGGCACCCAGTACACGGCGTCGGCGGCGCCCGCGCCGGAATCGACCAGCGTCTTGACGATCGCCCAGACCGTGCTGCGTTCCGTGGCCCGGTCGATGCTGAACCGGTAGAACTCCCACCAACCCTGGTGATAGGCGAGTGCCACCGGCACGTTCACGGCGGCCCACGCCGCGGCGGCGGCCGCGGTCGCCCAGCCGAACCCCGACCAGCGCCGGGTGCGGTAGGCCAGGATCGCGATCGCGATCAGCAGCAGCCCGGGGTACAGCTTCGCCGCCGTCCCGAGACCGACCAGGGTGCCGGCCAGCACCGGTCTGCCCCGGGCCCAGGCCCACAGGGCGCCGCTGGTGAACGCCATCGCCAGCAGGTCCCAGTTGGTGTACGCGTGGAAGATCAGCAGCGGTGACAGCGCGAACAGTGCGGCGTCGTAGGGACGTCGCCGGTTGGTGGCGGCGGTCGCGGCGGTCACGACCAGGGCGCACAGCGCGAGCAGGATCGCGCTGATCGCGCCGAACAGGACCAGTTCGGACGAGGACGTCGACAGGCCGTGGGCCAGCCGGGTCAGCTCCGCGGTGAGCCACATGAAGCCACCGGTCAGCACTGGGTATTCGACGGCGGTGTCGCGGTACGGCACCGCGCCCACATCCAGCCGCTCGTCACTCCACAACGGGACGATGTCGGAGTAGCACGCGTGCGTGTACTGCTTGTAGCCGGTCCAGTACCCGGTCGCGCAGGGCGATTTCTGCGCGTACCCGAGCAGCAGGCTCAGGCAGGCGAAGGCGAGCACGACCCGCGTCGGCGTCCACCACGACAGCGGCGACACCGCAGCGTAGCGACCCCAGATCCCACCGAGCATCCCGCTGGCTCGAGAGGCGGTGGGGTCGGTGCGGCTCGGCAGCGGCGGTGGCGCCGGTGATGGTGACAGCGATGGTGGCGGCGGCCCGGACGCGTCAGGCGGAGCGGCCGGGGAACTCACGCTGCACATCCTGGCACGGCGCGGGTCACGGAGCTGGCGGCGCCGGGCTGCTCGTGCAGGTGGATCCGAGCAGGCCGGGCCTGCAGGTCGGCGTCGGAGTGGGTGTCGGCGTGGTCGGTGGCGGGGTCGTCGGAGTGGGTGTCGGCGTGACCGGCGGAGGCGTGGTGATGATGCTGGACGTCGGCGCCGGCGTGCTGCTTCCCGCAGTGCTACTCGGCGCGGTCTTGGTCGGGCTCGGCGAGGTGGTCCGTGCAGTGTTCGCCGCGCCGATCTGCTGGGTGTCCGGGAGCGGCAGGTTCGCCTTGTCGGCCAGGTACGTGTCCATGAACAGCTTCCAGGTGCGACCGGGCAGGTCGCGGCCGTACTCGGCGTTGCCGTAGTGGTCGTAGATCGCGTGCGTCGAGTCGCCGCTGCCGGCCCACACCGCCGCGCTCACCTGCTGGGTGAACCCCACCGTCCAGGCATCGCTGTTCTTCGGCGAGTTCGTGCCGATGCCGACCGTCCCTGTCTTGGCCGCCGAGCGCCGGCCACCGTCGAGCCCGAACCCGGAGTTGCCGGCGATCGGCTCGAGCGTCAGCGTGACGTCGTTCGCGACCTTGCTGTCGATCGCCCGGTGTGAGGCCTTCTTGTGCCGGTACACGAGCTTGCCGGTGGAGTCGGTCGCGGACTGGACGAAGTACGGCGCGGTGGAGCGGCCGCCGTTGGCCAGCGTGCCGAACGCGCTCGCCTGATCCAGCGGGCTCACCGCGTAGTCGCCGATGCCGATGCCGAAGCCGGTGTGGCCGTCGGCGTCGACGAGCGTCGGGTTGCCGTGACTGTCGGTGGTCGCGATGCCCATCGCGTGTGCGGTCTTGGCGACATTGTCCGGGCCGGCCTGCGCGGCGAGCAGGTCGAACGTGGTGTTCAGCGAGTACTTCATCGCGTAGGCGATCGTTACCGAGGAGCCGCTGTACGGCGCGTCGCTGGGGTCGTTGCAGATCTGCAGTCCCTCGATCTTGACGCACTGGCTGCCGTCGACGTGGCTGCTGATCGTCAGGCGCGGCTTGTCCTTCGTCTTGTTCAGCGTCTGGGACAGCACGGTTGCCAGCGTGAACGGCTTGAACGACGAGCCGGCCGGTCGCGCGCCCACGCCCGCGTAGTCGTTGTAGTCCGGCTTGCCGTCGTAGCCGGTGCCGTTGGGTCCGCCGTAGTAGGCGAGGACGGCGCCGGTAGCCGGATTGACCGCCGTCAGCGCGTTCTTGTAGTTGCGTTGCTTGCGGGTCAGGTCGCTGAAGGTGGTCCGGATCGCAGACAGTGCGGCGGCCTGCGCCTTGCGGTCGATCGTGGTGCGGATCGACAGGCCGCGCTGGTTGATCTCGGCCTCGCTGACGCCGTGCGCCTCCAGGTCGGCGACCACCTGCCGGTAGATGAAGTACTTCCACCCGTCGGCGCCGAGCTGCTGCTCGTTGGTTGCCGAGCGCACCGTCGGGTACTTCATCGTGGCGGCCTGCTGCTTGGTCAGCTTGCCGATCGCGGCCATCCCGTCGATCACGTAGTGCCAGCGGGCCTTGGCCTGTGCCGGGTTCACCGCCGGGTCGTAGTAGCTCGGTGCACGCAACGAGGCCGCGAGCACCGCACCCTCGGCGGCATCGAGCTGGCTGACGTCCTTGCCGAAATAGGCCTGGGACGCTGCCTGGATGCCGTACGTGCCGCGGCCGAAGTAGACGGTGTTCAGGTAGAACTCGAGGATCTGGTTCTTGGAGTAGTCGCGGGCCAGTTTGACCGCGATCATCAGCTCCTTGAGCTTGCGGCTGAGCGTGCGGGCGTCGGTCAGGTAGGCGTTCTTCGCGTACTGCTGGGTGATGCTCGAGCCGCCCTGGGTGTCGCCGCCGGTGAGGTCGGTCATCGCCGCGCGCACGGTGCCCTTGATGGACACGCCCGGCTCGGAGTAGAAGTTGCGGTCCTCGGCGGCGATGACCGCGTAGCGCACCGCCTCGGGCACCTTGTCGAGGCTGACGATCGTGCGGTTCACCGTGCCGATGCGGGCCATCGTCGAGCCGTCGGAGTACTCGATCGTGGCCACCTGCGGCAGCGGCAGCGTCTCCGGACGGGGGACATCGCTGAGCACGTAGAACATCGCGACCAGGCTGACCACGCCGACGGTCAGCAGCGCGAGGATCCAGGTGCCGGTGATGCCGAAGCGGCGCAGGATCCGCCGGCGCCGGCTCATCGCGGCGAGGCGGCGCTTCTTGGCCGCGCGGCGCCGCTTGTGGCGCACGCGGATCCGCTCCCACCGGCTCGCGTTCGGGTCCACCGGCGGTTTCGCCTTACGCGTGCGGCGGTCCCGGCCGTACCGCAGCCGCTCCTTGTCCGCC
This genomic stretch from Jatrophihabitans cynanchi harbors:
- the rpsR gene encoding 30S ribosomal protein S18 yields the protein MPKPPIRKPKKKANPLLAAKIEYIDYKDTNLLRKFVSDRGKIRARRVTGVTSQQQRQLAKAIKNAREMALLPYTSTAR
- the rpsF gene encoding 30S ribosomal protein S6 — encoded protein: MVILDPSLDERTIAPSIDTFLNVVKTDGGTVEKVDIWGRRRLAYEIDKNAEGIYAVIDVQAKPSSVQELDRQLNLNESVLRTKVLRPDER
- the rplI gene encoding 50S ribosomal protein L9, which codes for MKLILTREVTGLGLAGDIVEVADGYGRNFLVPRGAAITWSKGAEKQIVQIRRARDAREIRDLGHAREIKADLEKLAITLDARAGKDGKLFGSITATDVAAAVKSAGGPLLDKKRIRLPGHIKTVGTHTVTVDLHPDVVATVPLTVAAV
- a CDS encoding transglycosylase domain-containing protein: MADKERLRYGRDRRTRKAKPPVDPNASRWERIRVRHKRRRAAKKRRLAAMSRRRRILRRFGITGTWILALLTVGVVSLVAMFYVLSDVPRPETLPLPQVATIEYSDGSTMARIGTVNRTIVSLDKVPEAVRYAVIAAEDRNFYSEPGVSIKGTVRAAMTDLTGGDTQGGSSITQQYAKNAYLTDARTLSRKLKELMIAVKLARDYSKNQILEFYLNTVYFGRGTYGIQAASQAYFGKDVSQLDAAEGAVLAASLRAPSYYDPAVNPAQAKARWHYVIDGMAAIGKLTKQQAATMKYPTVRSATNEQQLGADGWKYFIYRQVVADLEAHGVSEAEINQRGLSIRTTIDRKAQAAALSAIRTTFSDLTRKQRNYKNALTAVNPATGAVLAYYGGPNGTGYDGKPDYNDYAGVGARPAGSSFKPFTLATVLSQTLNKTKDKPRLTISSHVDGSQCVKIEGLQICNDPSDAPYSGSSVTIAYAMKYSLNTTFDLLAAQAGPDNVAKTAHAMGIATTDSHGNPTLVDADGHTGFGIGIGDYAVSPLDQASAFGTLANGGRSTAPYFVQSATDSTGKLVYRHKKASHRAIDSKVANDVTLTLEPIAGNSGFGLDGGRRSAAKTGTVGIGTNSPKNSDAWTVGFTQQVSAAVWAGSGDSTHAIYDHYGNAEYGRDLPGRTWKLFMDTYLADKANLPLPDTQQIGAANTARTTSPSPTKTAPSSTAGSSTPAPTSSIITTPPPVTPTPTPTTPPPTTPTPTPTPTCRPGLLGSTCTSSPAPPAP
- a CDS encoding glycosyltransferase family 87 protein, which gives rise to MSSPAAPPDASGPPPPSLSPSPAPPPLPSRTDPTASRASGMLGGIWGRYAAVSPLSWWTPTRVVLAFACLSLLLGYAQKSPCATGYWTGYKQYTHACYSDIVPLWSDERLDVGAVPYRDTAVEYPVLTGGFMWLTAELTRLAHGLSTSSSELVLFGAISAILLALCALVVTAATAATNRRRPYDAALFALSPLLIFHAYTNWDLLAMAFTSGALWAWARGRPVLAGTLVGLGTAAKLYPGLLLIAIAILAYRTRRWSGFGWATAAAAAAWAAVNVPVALAYHQGWWEFYRFSIDRATERSTVWAIVKTLVDSGAGAADAVYWVPPGAAVALLLIGALCGVAYVGLRAPVKPRLAQLAFLVVLAFLLTTKVWSPQYSLWLVPLLALARPRWRLALIWQFVEIAVWFLTLLLLLGLDPAQSAHGVGYGWLMLVLLARDALLLALAGLMIREMWRPELDVVRSDGADDPGGGEFDGAEDHLARSTASLAFSRHVTQTEHRR
- a CDS encoding single-stranded DNA-binding protein yields the protein MAGDTVITVVGNLTADPELRFTASGAAVASFTIASTPRTFDRNSNEWKDGEALFLRCSLWRQAAENAAESLTRGMRVIAQGRLQQRSYETREGEKRTVIELQVDEIGPSLRYASAKVNRTQRGSSGGGGFGSSGSDGGGSGGSGAPADDPWGSAAPSSGGGFSDEPPF